A single genomic interval of Acidobacteriota bacterium harbors:
- the xerD gene encoding site-specific tyrosine recombinase XerD, translated as MSTSFSGRVLDAYLDTLLTERRLAVNSVESYRRDLERLVEDLEEEGTDLLSAERGDLAGHLRRLTRHGLSPRTVHRAASSLRGFYRYLVETGERSDDPSEDLVRPRTGRPLPKVLTSKQVESLLAAPDVSTLLGLRDRAMIEVLYATGLRVSELVGLEESHLHGLPGRGRNEHGLMEVDFLLLTGKGGKERVVPLGEQGDRWLARYRLEARPQLMQSKSGARKRHPVIFVNHRGGAMTRQGFWKILKGYARGVDLPQVSPHVLRHSFATHLLEHGADLRAVQAMLGHSDIATTEIYTHVHQHRMRSLYDRFHPRA; from the coding sequence ATGAGTACATCCTTTTCCGGCCGAGTCCTCGACGCCTACCTGGACACCCTGCTCACCGAGCGTCGCCTGGCGGTGAATTCGGTGGAGAGCTATCGGCGGGATCTGGAGCGGTTGGTGGAGGACTTGGAGGAGGAGGGCACCGACCTGCTGAGCGCCGAGCGCGGAGACTTGGCGGGGCACCTGCGGCGGCTGACCCGCCATGGATTGTCGCCGCGTACGGTGCATCGGGCGGCTTCGTCGCTGCGGGGCTTCTATCGCTACCTGGTGGAGACGGGAGAGCGCTCGGATGATCCGTCGGAAGATCTGGTGCGGCCGCGCACCGGGCGGCCCCTGCCCAAGGTTCTGACCTCCAAACAGGTAGAGTCGCTGCTGGCGGCGCCGGATGTCTCGACGCTCCTGGGATTGCGGGACCGGGCGATGATCGAGGTGCTCTACGCCACCGGCCTGCGGGTCAGTGAGCTGGTGGGTTTGGAGGAGAGCCATCTCCACGGTCTGCCGGGGCGCGGACGCAACGAGCACGGGCTGATGGAGGTGGACTTCCTGCTCCTCACCGGCAAGGGCGGCAAGGAGCGGGTGGTGCCCCTGGGGGAGCAGGGGGACCGTTGGCTGGCTCGGTACCGTTTGGAGGCGCGCCCGCAGCTGATGCAATCGAAGAGCGGTGCCCGCAAGCGGCACCCGGTGATCTTCGTCAACCACCGCGGCGGCGCCATGACCCGCCAGGGCTTCTGGAAGATCCTCAAAGGCTACGCCCGCGGCGTCGACCTACCCCAGGTCTCCCCCCACGTCCTGCGCCACAGCTTCGCTACCCACCTGCTGGAGCACGGTGCCGATCTGCGCGCCGTCCAGGCCATGCTCGGCCACAGCGACATCGCCACCACCGAGATCTACACCCACGTTCACCAGCACCGCATGCGCAGTCTCTACGACCGCTTCCATCCGCGGGCTTGA
- a CDS encoding M28 family peptidase: protein MTPNWKIFRRPRFRSFSLLPTALAFVAILAAGLLLTACAPPAEAPGDASADSASQPATAEPVPEVTEAVRQAAETVTAEGMLEDVLVLSDDKLQGRGPGSEGDTAAQEYIAQRFEEAGLEPGAADGGWYQPFDIVGITSEAPETWTFETPEGPLAFDFWDEFIASSGVQEDTAAIDGAEVVFVGYGIRAPEHQWDDYGDADLTGKVLLMLNNDPDWDPELFEGDRRLYYGRWTYKYEIAAEVGAVGAIIIHTTPSAGYPFQVVQTSWTGPQYELPAGDEPRIQVAGWLTYDAAQELVTAAGNDLAALEESARSRDFQPVPLGVSTSLELTNTLERTQTGNVLGLAPGSDPELADEVVIFTAHHDHLGVGSPNADGDRIYNGARDNATGVAQIIAIAEAWKALPEAPKRSALFLAVGAEEQGLLGAKKYAQDPSFPPGRIAGNLNFDAGNIFGPTEDLPLVGFGKSNLDEVAVAAAELQQREVIGEIDPTLGSFYRSDQFALAKIGVPALYFGQGSRFREPGPNASKEAVEAWTDVHYHQPSDEVSDDWDPRGLVEDAQLGLFAGWMVAQRQQLPAWNPGDEFEAVRLEAVEAVTATEAAD, encoded by the coding sequence GTGACGCCGAACTGGAAGATATTTCGCCGCCCCCGCTTCAGGAGCTTCAGCCTCCTCCCCACCGCCCTCGCCTTCGTCGCCATCCTCGCCGCCGGCCTGCTGCTGACCGCCTGCGCGCCGCCGGCGGAGGCTCCCGGAGACGCTTCCGCAGACTCCGCTTCCCAGCCCGCGACCGCAGAGCCGGTGCCGGAGGTGACGGAGGCGGTACGCCAGGCCGCCGAGACCGTCACCGCCGAGGGCATGCTGGAGGACGTGCTGGTCCTCTCCGACGACAAATTGCAGGGGCGCGGGCCGGGCAGCGAGGGCGATACCGCCGCCCAGGAATACATCGCCCAGCGCTTCGAAGAGGCCGGCCTCGAGCCCGGTGCCGCCGACGGTGGCTGGTACCAGCCCTTCGACATCGTCGGTATCACCTCCGAGGCGCCGGAGACCTGGACCTTCGAGACCCCTGAGGGTCCCCTCGCTTTCGACTTCTGGGACGAGTTCATCGCCTCCAGCGGAGTACAGGAAGACACCGCCGCCATCGACGGCGCCGAGGTGGTCTTCGTCGGCTACGGCATCCGGGCGCCGGAGCACCAGTGGGACGACTACGGCGACGCCGACCTCACGGGCAAGGTGCTCTTGATGCTCAACAACGATCCCGATTGGGACCCGGAGCTCTTCGAGGGCGATCGCCGGCTGTACTACGGTCGCTGGACCTACAAATACGAGATCGCCGCCGAGGTCGGGGCCGTGGGCGCCATCATCATCCACACCACCCCCTCCGCCGGCTACCCCTTCCAGGTGGTCCAGACCTCCTGGACCGGTCCCCAATACGAGCTCCCCGCCGGCGACGAGCCGCGCATCCAGGTAGCCGGCTGGCTGACCTACGACGCCGCCCAGGAGCTGGTCACCGCCGCCGGCAACGACCTGGCGGCGCTGGAGGAATCCGCCCGCAGCCGTGACTTCCAACCCGTGCCCTTGGGGGTCAGCACCTCCCTGGAGCTCACCAACACCCTCGAGCGTACCCAGACCGGCAACGTCCTGGGCCTGGCTCCCGGCAGCGATCCCGAGCTCGCCGACGAGGTGGTGATCTTCACCGCCCACCACGATCATCTGGGCGTCGGCAGCCCCAACGCCGACGGCGACCGCATCTACAACGGCGCCCGGGACAACGCCACCGGCGTCGCCCAGATCATCGCCATCGCCGAGGCCTGGAAGGCCTTGCCGGAGGCGCCCAAGCGCAGCGCCCTCTTCCTCGCCGTAGGCGCCGAGGAGCAGGGCTTGCTGGGCGCGAAGAAATACGCCCAAGACCCCTCCTTCCCGCCGGGTCGCATCGCCGGCAACCTCAACTTCGACGCCGGCAACATCTTCGGCCCCACCGAAGACCTGCCCCTGGTGGGCTTCGGCAAGTCGAATCTCGACGAGGTGGCGGTGGCGGCGGCGGAGCTGCAGCAGCGGGAGGTCATCGGCGAGATCGATCCGACCCTCGGCTCCTTCTACCGCTCGGATCAATTCGCCCTCGCCAAGATCGGCGTGCCGGCGCTCTACTTCGGCCAGGGCAGCCGCTTCCGGGAGCCCGGGCCCAACGCCAGCAAGGAGGCGGTGGAAGCCTGGACCGACGTCCACTACCACCAGCCCAGCGACGAGGTGAGCGACGATTGGGATCCCCGCGGCCTGGTGGAGGACGCCCAGCTGGGCCTCTTCGCCGGCTGGATGGTGGCCCAGCGCCAGCAGCTGCCGGCGTGGAACCCGGGAGATGAATTCGAGGCGGTGCGCCTGGAGGCCGTAGAAGCGGTGACAGCCACGGAGGCCGCTGATTGA
- a CDS encoding iron-sulfur cluster biosynthesis family protein, with the protein MDITLSPAAIDAARRDLAPGQRLRIAFAGGCGAFGFRLHATTRGDEDDLPLEVESIPLLLDRMAARELDGAHLDYDEDEGFVIDHPQWGTACG; encoded by the coding sequence GTGGACATCACTCTCTCCCCCGCCGCCATCGATGCCGCCCGCCGGGACCTCGCCCCGGGGCAGCGCCTGCGCATCGCCTTCGCCGGCGGCTGCGGAGCCTTCGGTTTCCGCCTCCACGCCACCACCCGAGGCGACGAGGACGACCTGCCCCTGGAAGTCGAATCCATCCCCCTGCTCCTCGACCGCATGGCCGCCCGGGAGCTCGACGGTGCCCACCTCGACTACGACGAGGACGAGGGCTTCGTGATCGATCATCCCCAATGGGGCACCGCCTGCGGCTGA
- a CDS encoding DUF819 family protein: MQEAAPLFTNDAIVLGILMGLLAAVFYTSSSKHPGWQKFYSIIPALLLCYFLPSVFSTLGIISGDESNLYFVASRYLLPTSLVLLTLSIDLPAVLRLGPKAVIMFFTGTAGILFGGPLAILITSWINPDIVGGSGPDAVWRGMTTVAGSWIGGGANQTAMKEVFEVGDDLFSAMIAVDVIVANIWMAVLLFCAGRAKQIDHFTGADASAIDDVQRRVEEYQAQVRKIPTLAETMVLLAVGFGVTALGHFGAQLIVPMMERLGESVPFIQRASLTSSFFWIVVIATTAGLILSFTKARRLEGVGASRVGSVFLYVLIASIGMKMDITAVFENPGFFLVGAIWMSIHAGLMLVVAYVIKAPVFFMAVGSQANVGGAASAPVVASAFHPSLAPVGVLLAVFGYALGTYAAWACGLLMQAVAGGG, from the coding sequence ATGCAGGAAGCAGCGCCCCTATTCACCAACGACGCCATCGTTTTGGGAATCCTCATGGGGCTCCTGGCGGCGGTCTTCTACACCTCCAGCAGCAAGCATCCGGGATGGCAGAAGTTCTACTCCATCATCCCGGCACTCCTACTCTGCTACTTCCTGCCCTCGGTCTTCTCCACCCTCGGCATCATCAGCGGCGACGAATCCAACCTCTACTTCGTCGCCTCCCGCTACCTGCTCCCCACCAGCTTGGTGCTCCTGACCCTGAGCATCGATCTGCCGGCGGTGCTGCGGCTGGGGCCGAAGGCGGTGATCATGTTCTTCACCGGCACCGCCGGCATCCTCTTCGGCGGGCCTTTGGCGATCCTCATCACCTCCTGGATCAACCCCGACATCGTCGGCGGCAGCGGCCCCGACGCGGTGTGGCGAGGCATGACCACCGTCGCCGGCAGCTGGATCGGCGGCGGCGCCAACCAGACCGCCATGAAGGAAGTCTTCGAGGTCGGCGACGACCTCTTCTCCGCCATGATCGCGGTGGACGTCATCGTGGCCAATATCTGGATGGCGGTGCTGCTCTTCTGCGCCGGGCGAGCGAAGCAGATCGACCACTTCACCGGTGCCGACGCCTCCGCCATCGACGACGTCCAGCGGCGGGTGGAGGAATACCAGGCCCAGGTGCGCAAGATCCCCACCCTCGCCGAGACCATGGTGCTGCTGGCGGTGGGCTTCGGAGTCACCGCCCTGGGGCACTTCGGCGCCCAGCTCATCGTGCCGATGATGGAGCGCCTGGGGGAGAGCGTCCCCTTCATCCAGCGCGCCAGCCTCACCAGCTCCTTCTTCTGGATCGTGGTCATCGCCACCACCGCCGGCCTCATCCTCTCCTTCACCAAGGCGCGGCGCCTGGAGGGTGTCGGTGCCTCGCGGGTGGGCTCGGTCTTCCTCTATGTCCTCATCGCCTCCATCGGCATGAAGATGGACATCACCGCGGTGTTCGAGAACCCGGGGTTCTTCCTCGTGGGAGCGATCTGGATGAGCATCCACGCCGGCCTGATGCTGGTGGTAGCCTACGTCATCAAGGCGCCGGTCTTCTTCATGGCCGTGGGTAGCCAGGCCAACGTCGGCGGCGCCGCTTCGGCACCGGTGGTGGCCTCCGCCTTCCACCCCTCCCTGGCCCCGGTGGGCGTGCTGCTGGCAGTCTTCGGCTACGCCCTGGGAACCTACGCTGCGTGGGCCTGTGGCCTGCTGATGCAGGCGGTGGCGGGCGGCGGCTAG
- a CDS encoding LeuA family protein, translating to MASAHPHPRSSDLIYDWNRSEGPESPARPSVELNDETLRDGLQSPSAQSPSIDDKLRLLHLMADLGIEGVDIGLPAAGPRMEADVARLAREISAARLPLLPSCAARTVRQDIERIAEISQRSGVSILADTFLGSSPIRQYTEDWDLDHLLRVTEDAVSYAVSLGLPVNYVTEDTTRARPEDLRRLYTTAVEAGARRVCVADTVGHATPAGARNLVRFVRQVVDATGEEVAVDWHGHRDRGLGVANSLAAAEAGADRLHATALGIGERVGNTPMDMLLINFQLLGWIDRDLTRLPEYCQLVAEATGIPLPDNYPVVGRDAFRTGTGVHASAIVKARRKGDEWLADRVYSSVPASLVGRHQEIEVGPMSGDANIVFWLEEHGLEADEELVARIREHAKAALRVLEEDEIRTLCQRWKSSSATAVG from the coding sequence ATGGCATCTGCACACCCACATCCTCGAAGCTCCGACCTGATCTACGACTGGAATCGCTCCGAAGGCCCGGAAAGCCCGGCCCGGCCGTCGGTGGAGCTCAACGACGAGACGCTGCGGGACGGCCTGCAGTCGCCATCGGCACAATCGCCGAGCATCGACGACAAGCTGCGGCTGCTGCATTTGATGGCGGACTTGGGCATCGAGGGCGTGGACATCGGCCTGCCGGCGGCGGGGCCGCGGATGGAGGCGGATGTGGCGCGGTTGGCGCGGGAGATTTCCGCCGCCCGCCTGCCGCTGCTTCCCAGCTGCGCCGCGCGCACCGTGCGCCAGGACATCGAGCGCATCGCCGAGATCTCCCAGCGCTCCGGCGTGTCCATCCTCGCCGACACCTTCTTGGGCTCGAGCCCCATCCGTCAGTACACCGAGGATTGGGATCTGGACCATTTGCTGCGGGTCACCGAGGATGCGGTGTCTTACGCCGTGAGTCTGGGGCTGCCGGTCAATTACGTCACCGAGGACACCACCCGCGCCCGCCCGGAAGATTTGCGGCGCCTTTACACCACGGCGGTGGAGGCCGGTGCCCGGCGGGTGTGCGTGGCGGATACGGTGGGCCATGCGACGCCAGCGGGGGCGCGCAATCTGGTGCGTTTCGTGCGCCAGGTGGTGGACGCCACCGGGGAAGAGGTGGCGGTGGATTGGCATGGGCACCGCGACCGCGGCCTGGGGGTGGCCAACAGCCTGGCAGCGGCGGAGGCCGGCGCCGACCGTCTCCACGCCACCGCCCTGGGCATCGGCGAGCGGGTGGGCAACACTCCCATGGACATGCTCTTGATCAATTTCCAGCTCCTGGGCTGGATCGACCGGGACCTGACCCGCCTACCCGAATATTGCCAGCTGGTGGCGGAGGCCACGGGCATCCCACTGCCGGACAACTACCCGGTGGTGGGCCGGGACGCCTTCCGCACCGGCACCGGCGTCCACGCCTCGGCCATCGTCAAGGCCCGCCGCAAGGGGGATGAGTGGCTGGCGGATCGGGTCTACTCGTCGGTGCCCGCGAGCCTGGTGGGGCGCCACCAGGAGATCGAGGTCGGTCCCATGAGCGGCGACGCCAACATCGTCTTCTGGCTCGAGGAGCACGGCCTGGAGGCCGACGAAGAGCTGGTGGCGCGCATCCGCGAGCACGCCAAAGCCGCCCTGCGGGTGCTCGAAGAGGACGAGATCCGCACCCTCTGCCAGCGCTGGAAGAGCTCCTCGGCGACCGCGGTGGGGTAG
- a CDS encoding mechanosensitive ion channel family protein, whose translation MSTLPRRQRFPELLTAAPRLLRTALLPALLAALLTTLLAALLASPSPIAAQEPAAPPVGVPEEVPPAAEAPPPAPLSEDARLGREVYRRLEQIPDLQDWHVEVTDGVAQLGGTALTAAARDRAEQTARDTIGITAVDNRLTLPPNLEERVVQPLLKLEERGRAVIGYLPLLAVAALLILFFAWLAAAVARWDLLFRRADNPFVQNLSRQLVRAAVFLVGVLLALEILDATALVGAVLGTAGVLGIAIGFAFRDMAENFIASVLLSLRQPFAPNDLVRIDDLEGKVVSLTSRATILMTLDGNHLRIPNSRVFKGVILNYTRNPLRRFDFGVGVGVEEDLVEAQRLGIETLRKTPGVVGDPEPWGVIDQLGDSSVVVRFYAWVDQQQASFAKVRSEAIRLVKLTLEDAGMDLPEPIYRLKLEGSGLSTAPPKPAPKAVPEESQAARKAPAAPTPQPSPPP comes from the coding sequence TTGAGCACGCTCCCCCGCCGTCAGCGCTTCCCTGAGCTGCTGACGGCGGCTCCTCGGCTACTGCGGACAGCGTTGCTACCGGCGCTGCTGGCGGCCCTGCTGACAACGCTGCTGGCAGCGCTCCTCGCCAGCCCCTCCCCCATCGCCGCCCAGGAGCCCGCCGCTCCGCCGGTGGGGGTCCCCGAAGAGGTCCCGCCCGCCGCGGAGGCGCCGCCACCGGCTCCCCTGAGCGAGGACGCCCGCCTCGGCCGGGAGGTCTACCGCCGGCTGGAGCAAATCCCGGATCTCCAGGACTGGCACGTCGAGGTCACCGACGGCGTCGCCCAGCTCGGCGGTACCGCCCTCACCGCCGCCGCCCGCGACCGGGCGGAGCAGACCGCCCGGGACACCATCGGCATCACCGCGGTGGACAACCGGCTGACCCTGCCGCCGAATCTCGAGGAACGGGTGGTGCAGCCGCTGCTCAAGCTCGAGGAACGGGGCCGGGCCGTCATCGGCTACCTGCCGCTGCTGGCGGTGGCGGCGCTATTGATCCTCTTCTTCGCCTGGCTGGCGGCAGCGGTGGCGCGCTGGGATCTGCTCTTCCGCCGCGCCGACAACCCCTTCGTCCAGAACCTCAGCCGCCAGCTGGTGCGCGCCGCGGTCTTCTTGGTGGGTGTGCTGCTGGCCCTGGAGATCCTCGACGCCACCGCCCTGGTGGGCGCGGTGTTGGGTACCGCCGGCGTGTTGGGTATCGCCATCGGCTTCGCCTTCCGGGACATGGCGGAGAATTTCATCGCCAGCGTCCTCCTCAGCCTGCGCCAGCCCTTCGCCCCCAACGATCTGGTGCGCATCGACGATCTGGAGGGCAAGGTGGTGAGCCTCACCTCCCGCGCCACCATCCTCATGACCCTCGACGGCAACCACCTGCGCATTCCCAACTCGCGGGTGTTCAAAGGGGTGATCCTCAACTACACCCGCAACCCGCTGCGGCGTTTCGATTTCGGTGTCGGGGTAGGGGTCGAGGAGGATCTGGTGGAGGCCCAGCGTCTGGGCATCGAGACTCTGCGCAAGACCCCGGGGGTGGTGGGCGACCCGGAGCCCTGGGGAGTCATCGACCAGCTGGGGGACTCCAGCGTCGTGGTGCGCTTCTACGCCTGGGTGGACCAGCAGCAGGCGAGCTTCGCCAAGGTGCGCAGCGAGGCGATCCGGCTGGTGAAGCTGACCCTGGAGGATGCGGGCATGGACCTGCCGGAGCCCATCTACCGGCTCAAGCTGGAAGGCAGCGGATTGTCCACGGCACCGCCGAAGCCGGCCCCGAAGGCCGTGCCCGAGGAGAGCCAGGCGGCGCGCAAAGCCCCCGCGGCCCCAACCCCCCAGCCGAGCCCGCCACCGG
- a CDS encoding lytic transglycosylase domain-containing protein: MRLFYPSPVCILTAFALGLLAMLAPSPAGAELVVLTDGNFFKVQSYELKDQKMRLELATGGAVTLPLSRIERVVDDEIVPQEEAPPPPAVGLELQFADHHGVPETPYGEIIFAHGRDHGVNPELVAAVIRHESAFNPRAVSPKGARGLMQLMPATAQRFGVRTDELFTPQRNIEAGVRYLSWLVKKWGSDLPKVLASYNAGEGAVARYDGVPPYRETRNYIRRIYKTLGLSDDELAGALASHTAR, encoded by the coding sequence ATGAGACTCTTCTATCCATCCCCCGTCTGCATCCTCACCGCCTTCGCTCTAGGCCTGTTGGCCATGCTGGCTCCCAGCCCGGCGGGCGCCGAGCTGGTGGTGCTCACGGACGGCAATTTCTTCAAGGTCCAGAGCTACGAGCTGAAGGACCAGAAGATGCGGTTGGAGCTGGCCACGGGGGGCGCGGTGACCCTGCCCCTGAGCCGTATCGAGCGGGTGGTGGATGACGAGATCGTGCCGCAGGAAGAAGCGCCGCCACCACCGGCGGTGGGTTTGGAGCTGCAATTCGCCGACCACCACGGAGTCCCGGAGACTCCTTACGGCGAGATCATCTTCGCCCATGGCCGTGATCACGGCGTCAATCCGGAGCTGGTGGCGGCGGTGATCCGCCACGAATCCGCCTTCAACCCCCGCGCCGTCTCCCCCAAGGGCGCCCGCGGCCTGATGCAGCTCATGCCCGCCACCGCTCAACGCTTCGGCGTCCGCACCGACGAGCTCTTCACTCCTCAGCGCAACATCGAGGCCGGGGTGCGCTACCTCAGCTGGCTGGTGAAAAAGTGGGGCTCCGACCTGCCCAAAGTCCTCGCTTCCTACAACGCCGGTGAAGGCGCCGTGGCGCGCTACGACGGCGTCCCTCCCTACCGCGAGACCCGCAACTACATCCGCCGCATCTACAAGACCCTGGGCCTCTCCGACGATGAGCTGGCCGGCGCTCTCGCTTCCCACACCGCCCGCTGA
- a CDS encoding 3-isopropylmalate dehydrogenase has product MSEIAPRERRPQRIALVPGDGIGPEVLAEAEKVLRVVTRRWELPLELATLPWGADHYLDTGETLPEGALETLQEDYAAILAGAFGDPRVPSNVHARDILLGLRFRLDLYVNFRPVRLYDARLCPLKDRGPEDLDFAIFRENTEGAYVGAGGSFKPGTADEIAIQEAIHTRKGVERILRAAFEHATIMPRRRLCLAHKSNALEHGHGLWHRCFQAVSAEYPEVEARAAHADAVAMELVLQPGDFEVVVADNLLGDLLSDLGAALQGGLGLAASANLHPHRLSLFEPVHGSAPELAGRGLANPTAAVLSAALMLYHLGHGEAAAAVEEAVAQELRAGRTTSDLGGTLTTVQVGDALAEALA; this is encoded by the coding sequence ATGAGCGAGATTGCACCGAGAGAGAGGAGACCCCAGCGCATTGCCCTGGTGCCCGGTGACGGCATTGGGCCGGAGGTGCTGGCGGAGGCGGAGAAGGTGCTGCGGGTGGTGACCCGGCGTTGGGAGCTGCCCTTGGAGCTGGCCACCCTGCCGTGGGGCGCCGATCACTACCTGGACACCGGCGAGACCCTCCCGGAGGGGGCTCTGGAGACCCTGCAGGAGGATTATGCAGCGATCCTCGCCGGGGCCTTCGGCGATCCTCGGGTGCCGAGCAACGTCCACGCCCGGGACATCCTTCTGGGCTTGCGCTTCCGCCTCGACCTCTACGTCAACTTCCGCCCGGTGCGCCTCTACGACGCCCGGCTGTGTCCCCTCAAGGACCGCGGTCCGGAGGATTTGGACTTCGCCATCTTCCGCGAGAACACCGAGGGCGCCTACGTCGGCGCCGGCGGCAGCTTCAAGCCGGGAACGGCGGACGAGATCGCCATCCAGGAGGCCATTCATACCCGCAAGGGGGTGGAACGCATCCTGCGGGCGGCCTTCGAGCACGCCACCATCATGCCCCGCCGGCGGCTGTGTCTGGCCCATAAGAGCAACGCCCTGGAACATGGCCACGGCCTGTGGCACCGCTGCTTCCAGGCGGTGTCGGCGGAGTATCCGGAGGTGGAAGCGCGGGCGGCCCACGCCGACGCGGTGGCCATGGAGCTGGTGCTTCAGCCCGGGGACTTCGAGGTGGTGGTGGCGGACAATCTGCTGGGAGACTTGCTCAGCGATCTGGGGGCGGCGCTCCAGGGTGGCCTGGGGCTCGCGGCCTCCGCCAATCTCCATCCCCACCGGCTATCCCTCTTCGAGCCGGTCCACGGCTCCGCCCCGGAGCTTGCCGGCCGAGGCCTGGCCAACCCCACGGCGGCGGTGCTCTCCGCGGCGCTGATGCTCTACCACTTGGGGCACGGCGAGGCGGCGGCGGCAGTAGAGGAGGCGGTGGCCCAGGAGCTGCGGGCGGGCCGCACGACCTCGGATCTCGGCGGTACCCTCACCACCGTCCAGGTGGGGGACGCTTTGGCGGAAGCTCTCGCCTGA
- a CDS encoding DUF2071 domain-containing protein — translation MILRTIVRDCLLLNWAVPTEALPPLPLPLRYEIHAIDGESRVLVTALFLFHEGVRLAAVPMVRFSYPQFSFALSVLDGDGVPSMLLRRVLVPTWVFPAAKLLGREPVATARLAFDRPSADLGAESWSWTVEDGARLRVEACQGPPAEASRNGDFFQQVEYFRRRRRSYFRTGKGFRRVATEIPEVDPWPMSARVAEGALLEACLPLGGSPWPQVESAFLFPDLPLRYDLSLKPRLRLQPGVPQPAASRRQGLEHCSRRAE, via the coding sequence ATGATCCTGCGCACCATCGTTCGCGACTGTCTGCTGCTCAATTGGGCGGTGCCGACGGAAGCGCTGCCGCCGCTACCCCTGCCGCTCCGCTACGAGATCCACGCCATCGACGGCGAGAGCCGGGTGCTGGTCACCGCCCTCTTCCTCTTCCACGAGGGGGTGCGCCTGGCGGCGGTGCCCATGGTGCGCTTCTCCTACCCTCAATTCAGTTTCGCCCTGTCGGTGCTCGACGGCGATGGCGTGCCGTCGATGCTGCTGCGCCGCGTGCTGGTGCCGACGTGGGTCTTTCCCGCCGCCAAGTTGCTGGGGCGGGAGCCGGTGGCCACGGCGCGGCTGGCCTTCGACCGTCCCTCGGCGGATCTCGGCGCGGAGAGCTGGAGCTGGACGGTGGAGGATGGTGCCCGATTGCGGGTAGAGGCCTGTCAGGGACCTCCGGCGGAGGCTTCCCGCAATGGTGACTTCTTCCAGCAGGTGGAGTATTTCCGGCGCCGGCGGCGAAGCTATTTCCGCACCGGCAAGGGGTTCCGGCGGGTCGCCACCGAGATTCCGGAGGTAGATCCATGGCCCATGTCCGCGCGGGTGGCGGAGGGGGCGTTGCTGGAAGCCTGCCTGCCCCTCGGAGGCAGCCCCTGGCCGCAGGTGGAGTCGGCCTTCCTCTTCCCCGACCTGCCGCTGCGCTACGACCTTTCCCTCAAGCCGCGGCTGCGGCTGCAGCCCGGCGTACCCCAACCCGCCGCCAGCCGCCGCCAGGGGTTGGAACATTGTTCCCGGAGAGCCGAATGA